From Flavobacterium sp. 102, a single genomic window includes:
- the ruvB gene encoding Holliday junction branch migration DNA helicase RuvB has product MNENLDPTNNNFNPEELDLEKKLRPLSFDDFTGQEQVLDNLKVFVEAANQRDEALDHTLFHGPPGLGKTTLANILANELGVGIKITSGPVLDKPGDLAGLLTNLEERDVLFIDEIHRLSPIVEEYLYSAMEDFKIDIMIESGPNARTVQINLNPFTLVGATTRSGLLTAPMRARFGIQSRLQYYNTELLTTIVQRSSTILKMPITMEAAIEIAGRSRGTPRIANALLRRVRDFAQIKGNGKIDIEIARYSLKALHVDAHGLDEMDNKILTTIIDKFKGGPVGLSTLATAVSESGETIEEVYEPFLIQEGFIIRTPRGREVTEKAYKHLGKINTNIQGGLF; this is encoded by the coding sequence ATGAACGAGAATTTAGATCCAACCAACAATAATTTTAATCCGGAAGAGCTTGATTTAGAGAAAAAATTAAGGCCTTTGAGTTTTGATGATTTTACCGGTCAAGAACAAGTGCTAGATAACTTAAAAGTATTTGTAGAAGCCGCCAATCAAAGAGATGAAGCACTCGATCACACCCTTTTTCACGGACCACCGGGTTTAGGAAAAACCACTTTGGCTAATATTTTGGCCAATGAGTTAGGAGTTGGTATTAAAATTACTTCCGGACCTGTTTTAGATAAACCCGGAGATTTAGCTGGATTACTTACAAATCTCGAGGAAAGAGATGTTTTGTTCATAGACGAAATCCATCGTTTGAGTCCGATAGTGGAAGAATATTTGTATTCCGCCATGGAAGATTTCAAAATCGATATCATGATTGAATCCGGACCGAATGCCAGAACAGTGCAAATCAATTTGAATCCGTTTACCTTAGTTGGAGCCACTACGCGTTCAGGATTGCTTACTGCTCCAATGAGAGCTCGTTTCGGAATTCAAAGTCGTTTACAATATTATAACACCGAACTTTTAACTACCATTGTGCAACGTAGTTCGACTATTCTCAAAATGCCGATCACTATGGAAGCCGCAATAGAAATTGCAGGGCGAAGCCGAGGAACACCTCGTATTGCCAACGCTTTATTGCGCCGTGTTCGAGATTTTGCACAAATCAAAGGCAACGGGAAAATTGACATTGAAATTGCACGTTATTCTCTAAAAGCATTACACGTAGATGCTCATGGGCTTGACGAAATGGACAATAAAATCCTAACCACTATTATCGATAAATTCAAAGGCGGACCGGTAGGCCTATCCACTTTGGCGACAGCTGTTTCTGAAAGCGGAGAAACCATCGAAGAAGTGTACGAGCCATTCTTAATACAAGAAGGTTTTATTATCAGAACGCCAAGAGGAAGAGAAGTAACCGAAAAAGCGTATAAGCATTTAGGAAAAATCAATACGAATATTCAAGGAGGATTATTTTGA
- a CDS encoding cbb3-type cytochrome c oxidase subunit I, which translates to MSAEAHNHDHGHDEHEHHHKDTFITKYIFSIDHKMISKQYLITGIIMGVIGVGMSMLFRMQLAWPEESFKIFSFFLGERMAPGGVMNNETYLALVTIHGTIMVFFVLTAGLSGTFSNLLIPLQIGARDMASGFLNMISYWLFFLSSVVMVISLFVESGPASAGWTIYPPLSALPQSMSGSGAGMTLWLVSMAIFIASSLLGSLNYIVTVINLRTKGMSMTRLPLTIWAFFITAIIGVISFPVLLSAALMLIMDRSFGTSFFLSDIYIAGEVLHYQGGSPVLFEHLFWFLGHPEVYIVLLPALGITSEIIATNSRKPIFGYRAMIMSIIAIAFLSTIVWGHHMFISGMNPFLGSVFTFTTLLIAIPSAVKAFNYITTLWKGNLQLNPAMLFSIGLVSTFITGGLTGIILGDSTLDINVHDTYFVVAHFHLVMGISALYGMFAGIYHWFPKMFGRMLNKNLGYVHFWVTAVCAYGVFFPMHFIGMAGLPRRYYTNTNFPLFDDLQNVNVIITVFALVGGAFQLVFLYNFFSSIFYGKRAVQNPWKSNTLEWTAPVEHIHGNWPGAIPEVHRWPYDYSKPGHDDDFVPQNVPMKPGEEVLHH; encoded by the coding sequence ATGTCAGCAGAAGCTCACAATCACGATCACGGTCACGACGAACACGAACACCACCATAAAGACACGTTCATTACTAAATATATTTTTAGTATTGATCATAAAATGATATCCAAACAGTATTTGATTACCGGTATCATTATGGGAGTAATTGGTGTTGGTATGTCAATGTTATTCAGAATGCAATTGGCATGGCCCGAAGAATCTTTTAAAATTTTTAGTTTTTTCCTTGGGGAAAGAATGGCTCCGGGAGGCGTTATGAATAACGAAACTTATTTAGCTTTAGTTACCATACACGGAACGATAATGGTTTTCTTTGTTTTGACTGCCGGTCTAAGTGGAACTTTTAGTAACTTATTGATTCCATTGCAAATTGGAGCAAGAGATATGGCCTCAGGATTCTTAAACATGATTTCCTACTGGTTATTCTTCTTATCAAGTGTTGTAATGGTGATATCATTATTTGTAGAATCCGGTCCGGCTTCTGCAGGATGGACTATTTATCCACCTTTAAGTGCTTTGCCACAATCTATGTCCGGTTCTGGAGCAGGGATGACTTTATGGTTGGTTTCTATGGCTATTTTTATCGCTTCATCATTATTAGGTTCATTGAATTATATCGTTACGGTAATCAATTTAAGAACTAAAGGGATGTCAATGACAAGATTGCCACTTACTATTTGGGCTTTCTTTATCACTGCTATCATTGGGGTTATTTCATTCCCAGTATTATTATCTGCAGCTTTGATGTTAATCATGGACAGAAGTTTCGGGACATCATTCTTCTTGTCTGATATTTATATAGCCGGAGAGGTTTTACATTACCAAGGTGGTTCACCGGTATTGTTCGAACACTTATTCTGGTTCTTAGGTCACCCTGAAGTATATATCGTATTATTACCGGCTTTGGGTATTACCTCTGAAATTATTGCGACCAACTCTCGTAAGCCTATTTTTGGTTACAGAGCGATGATTATGTCCATTATTGCGATTGCATTCCTATCAACTATCGTTTGGGGTCACCATATGTTTATCTCGGGAATGAATCCATTTTTAGGCTCGGTATTTACATTCACCACCTTATTGATTGCAATTCCATCAGCAGTAAAAGCATTCAACTATATTACAACCTTATGGAAAGGTAACTTGCAGTTAAACCCTGCGATGTTATTCTCTATCGGATTGGTTTCTACCTTTATCACAGGAGGTTTAACAGGAATCATTTTAGGAGATAGTACTTTAGATATTAACGTTCACGATACTTACTTCGTAGTGGCTCACTTCCACTTGGTAATGGGTATCTCAGCATTGTATGGAATGTTCGCCGGTATTTACCACTGGTTCCCTAAAATGTTCGGAAGAATGTTAAACAAAAACTTAGGATATGTGCACTTCTGGGTAACGGCAGTTTGTGCTTATGGCGTATTCTTCCCAATGCACTTCATCGGAATGGCAGGTTTACCAAGAAGATATTATACAAACACTAATTTCCCATTGTTTGACGACTTACAAAACGTAAACGTGATTATTACAGTTTTTGCTTTAGTAGGTGGTGCTTTCCAATTGGTCTTCTTGTACAACTTCTTTAGCAGCATTTTCTACGGAAAAAGAGCAGTTCAAAATCCTTGGAAATCAAATACATTGGAATGGACTGCGCCTGTTGAACACATTCACGGAAACTGGCCTGGAGCAATTCCTGAAGTTCACAGATGGCCTTACGATTACAGTAAGCCAGGTCATGATGATGATTTTGTTCCTCAAAATGTACCTATGAAACCGGGAGAAGAAGTTTTACATCACTAA
- a CDS encoding cytochrome c oxidase subunit II has translation MTTLLILIVVVLLAVALWQLTKIFDLTQVGGNVNDTQVANDNDNKVNGYLMFGFLGFIYLTTIYCLLNYSQFPLMSDAASEHGPQVDNLMMISMVLIFFVQTVTQALLHYFAFKYRGKQGQKALYFADNNKLEFIWSVIPAIVLAGLILYGLYAWTNIMFVDEEDADDAIVIELYAQQFKWEARYAGADNVLGKANVRYIEGVNNLGVDLSDPNAQDDFSSAELHIPKGTRVIFKMRSQDVLHSAYMPHFRAQMNCVPGMVTQFSFVPTLTTAEMRDKPAMIEKVANINAIRAKKSEKLIAEGQPALDPYTFDYLLLCNKICGASHYNMQMKIVVDTPEEYKNWLKENSAKTIVQAVKTAAAEAKASETPATPTKDSTSSNSKDTTVVAQAETKH, from the coding sequence ATGACAACTCTTTTGATACTTATAGTTGTAGTTTTATTGGCAGTTGCCCTATGGCAGTTAACTAAAATATTTGACTTAACTCAAGTTGGTGGAAATGTGAATGACACTCAAGTGGCTAACGATAACGATAACAAAGTTAACGGTTACTTGATGTTTGGTTTCTTAGGATTTATTTACCTAACTACAATCTACTGTCTTTTAAATTACAGCCAATTTCCTTTGATGAGCGATGCTGCTTCGGAACATGGTCCACAAGTAGACAACCTGATGATGATTTCGATGGTTTTAATCTTTTTTGTACAAACCGTTACTCAAGCATTGCTTCACTATTTTGCTTTTAAATACAGAGGAAAACAAGGGCAAAAGGCACTTTATTTTGCTGACAATAACAAATTAGAATTTATTTGGAGTGTTATTCCGGCGATTGTTTTAGCAGGATTAATTCTTTATGGATTATATGCTTGGACGAACATTATGTTTGTGGATGAAGAAGATGCTGATGACGCTATCGTTATCGAACTTTACGCGCAACAATTTAAATGGGAAGCGAGATACGCCGGTGCAGATAATGTTTTAGGAAAAGCAAATGTTAGATATATAGAAGGCGTTAATAACCTTGGTGTTGATTTGTCTGACCCAAATGCTCAAGATGATTTTAGCTCAGCTGAATTGCATATCCCAAAAGGAACGAGAGTAATTTTCAAAATGCGTTCTCAAGATGTATTGCACTCAGCTTATATGCCTCACTTTAGAGCACAAATGAACTGTGTTCCGGGTATGGTAACTCAATTTTCTTTTGTTCCAACTTTGACTACTGCTGAGATGAGAGATAAACCGGCAATGATTGAAAAAGTGGCAAATATCAATGCCATAAGAGCAAAGAAAAGTGAAAAATTAATTGCAGAAGGACAACCCGCACTTGACCCATATACTTTTGATTACTTATTGTTATGTAACAAAATTTGTGGTGCTTCTCACTACAACATGCAAATGAAAATTGTAGTGGATACTCCGGAAGAATACAAAAATTGGTTAAAAGAAAACTCCGCAAAAACTATTGTTCAAGCAGTGAAAACTGCAGCGGCTGAAGCTAAAGCTTCTGAAACTCCTGCAACACCAACTAAAGATTCAACCTCTTCAAACAGCAAAGACACAACAGTAGTTGCTCAAGCAGAAACGAAACATTAA
- a CDS encoding quinol:cytochrome C oxidoreductase, which translates to MYTFSSKLKTFSFVLMIVGILGIGYGFLTAPKDIHEVEAILKAEEAEHHGGGHEAAPVHEAKTESATHEAHTEPVAAVTPSETPVDSVAHDTAAAVAHTAPATHAETARHDAKASAGHDEHKEHAEHVLHQLQNKPWAALYVACLFFMLIALGALAFYAIQQVAQAGWSPVLFRVMQGITAYLLPGSIIFFILLLLSGFHFNHLFVWMNDGVTEVGHENYDALIAGKSGYLNFPFWIIRAAIFIAGWNLYRHLSRKNCLAQDEATDNSFYKKNFKMSAAFLVFFIVTESIMSWDWIMSVDPHWFSTLFGWYVFASFFVSGITTISMVTLYLKSKGYLENVNSSHIHDLSKFMFGISVFWTYLWFSQFMLIWYSNIPEEVTYFKTRIEDFNLPFFGAVAMNFVFPILLLINTDFKRVSWIIVTAGVVILFGHYVDFFNMIMPATVGDRWFIGIPEIAAILFFLGLFIFVVFSALTKAPLVPKRNPFIEESKHFHY; encoded by the coding sequence ATGTATACATTTTCAAGTAAACTAAAAACCTTTTCTTTTGTCCTAATGATCGTGGGTATTCTTGGGATAGGTTATGGTTTTTTAACTGCACCAAAAGATATTCATGAGGTTGAGGCTATTTTAAAAGCTGAAGAAGCAGAACATCACGGTGGTGGACACGAAGCTGCTCCCGTTCATGAAGCCAAAACTGAGTCAGCAACGCATGAAGCGCATACTGAACCTGTAGCTGCGGTTACTCCGAGTGAAACACCTGTTGATTCTGTAGCACATGACACAGCTGCGGCTGTAGCACATACTGCACCAGCAACACATGCTGAAACAGCCCGACACGACGCGAAAGCTAGCGCTGGACATGATGAGCATAAGGAACATGCAGAACACGTGCTACACCAATTACAAAACAAACCTTGGGCAGCATTGTATGTAGCTTGTTTATTTTTTATGTTAATTGCTTTAGGAGCTTTGGCTTTCTATGCAATCCAACAAGTAGCACAAGCTGGTTGGTCTCCGGTATTATTCAGAGTAATGCAAGGAATCACGGCTTATTTATTACCGGGTTCTATTATTTTCTTCATTTTATTATTATTATCAGGTTTCCATTTCAATCATTTATTTGTATGGATGAACGATGGTGTAACAGAAGTAGGACACGAAAATTATGATGCGTTAATCGCCGGTAAATCAGGTTATTTAAACTTCCCATTCTGGATTATAAGAGCAGCTATCTTCATAGCGGGATGGAATTTATACAGACATTTATCTAGAAAAAACTGTTTGGCGCAAGATGAAGCTACAGACAATTCTTTCTACAAAAAGAATTTCAAAATGTCAGCAGCATTCTTAGTATTCTTTATCGTAACAGAATCTATTATGTCATGGGATTGGATTATGTCAGTTGATCCACACTGGTTCAGTACTTTATTTGGATGGTATGTATTTGCTAGTTTCTTTGTTAGTGGAATTACCACTATCTCTATGGTGACTTTATACTTGAAATCTAAAGGTTATTTAGAAAATGTAAATTCAAGCCACATACACGATTTATCAAAATTCATGTTTGGTATTAGTGTATTCTGGACCTACTTATGGTTCTCTCAATTCATGTTGATTTGGTATTCAAATATTCCTGAAGAGGTAACTTATTTCAAAACAAGAATTGAAGATTTCAACTTGCCATTCTTTGGAGCGGTAGCTATGAACTTTGTATTCCCAATATTGTTGTTAATCAATACCGATTTCAAACGTGTTTCTTGGATTATCGTGACTGCAGGTGTTGTTATTTTATTCGGACACTATGTTGATTTCTTCAATATGATTATGCCGGCAACAGTAGGTGACAGATGGTTCATTGGAATACCTGAAATTGCAGCAATTTTATTCTTCCTTGGATTATTCATTTTTGTAGTATTCAGTGCCTTGACTAAAGCACCATTGGTTCCAAAACGCAATCCTTTCATCGAAGAAAGTAAACATTTTCATTATTAA
- a CDS encoding cytochrome c: MKSLLKIAFVLGSIVSLSSCKDDLKPNYQYMPNMYESVAYETNAESDAFNSPTGEKGKVGQSPADGSIKRGFVPYEYPNTPEALAAIKALNPKSPLDSTQVDMKKAEELYGIYCAICHGGEGNGKGKLVTQEKFLGVPSYADRVINEGSVFHVVTYGLNSMGSHANQLSQEERWLVAAYVMQLKSKL, translated from the coding sequence ATGAAAAGTTTACTTAAAATAGCATTTGTATTGGGTAGCATTGTTTCTCTGTCTTCTTGTAAAGATGATTTGAAACCAAACTATCAATACATGCCTAATATGTACGAATCTGTGGCTTATGAAACCAATGCTGAGTCAGATGCTTTCAATTCGCCAACAGGTGAGAAAGGTAAAGTAGGACAATCACCTGCAGATGGTTCAATAAAAAGAGGTTTCGTTCCTTATGAATATCCAAATACTCCTGAAGCTTTAGCAGCAATAAAAGCTTTAAATCCAAAATCACCGCTTGATTCAACTCAAGTGGATATGAAAAAGGCAGAAGAGCTTTACGGAATTTACTGTGCTATCTGTCATGGTGGCGAAGGAAATGGAAAAGGGAAGTTGGTTACTCAAGAGAAATTCTTGGGAGTTCCAAGTTATGCCGACAGAGTTATCAATGAAGGTAGTGTTTTCCATGTTGTGACTTATGGTTTGAACTCAATGGGTTCTCATGCTAATCAGTTAAGTCAAGAAGAGCGTTGGTTGGTTGCCGCTTATGTAATGCAACTTAAAAGCAAATTATAA
- a CDS encoding DUF3341 domain-containing protein — translation MSSNKVIHAIYNDDDVLMDAVHKTRAAHHHIEEIFTPFPVHGLDKAMGLAPTRLAICAFIYGCIGLTVATVMMNYIMITDWPQDIGGKPSFSYIQNMPAFVPVMFEMTVFFAAHLMVITFYMRSRLWPFKEAENPDVRTTDDHFLMEVAVHDNEAELVKFFEGTGAVEVKVIDKH, via the coding sequence ATGAGTAGTAATAAAGTTATACACGCAATATACAATGATGATGATGTATTAATGGATGCGGTTCACAAAACCAGAGCAGCCCATCATCATATTGAGGAAATTTTCACTCCTTTCCCTGTTCACGGTTTAGATAAAGCTATGGGATTGGCACCAACACGTTTAGCCATTTGTGCATTCATCTATGGATGTATTGGTTTAACAGTGGCAACGGTTATGATGAATTACATCATGATTACCGATTGGCCGCAAGACATTGGTGGAAAACCGAGTTTTAGTTATATTCAAAACATGCCGGCTTTTGTACCGGTAATGTTTGAGATGACTGTGTTTTTTGCAGCTCACTTAATGGTTATCACTTTTTATATGAGAAGTAGATTGTGGCCATTTAAAGAAGCAGAAAATCCGGATGTAAGAACTACCGATGACCACTTCTTAATGGAAGTAGCTGTTCATGACAATGAAGCAGAATTGGTAAAATTCTTCGAAGGAACAGGAGCAGTAGAAGTAAAAGTAATTGATAAGCATTAA
- the nrfD gene encoding NrfD/PsrC family molybdoenzyme membrane anchor subunit, with translation MSSHYEAPIRKPLVIGDKSYHDVTVDVAAPVEGRANKQWWTVFSIALAAFLWGIGCIVYTISTGIGTWGLNKTVGWAWDITNFVWWVGIGHAGTLISAVLLLFRQRWRMAINRSAEAMTIFSVIQAGLFPIIHMGRPWLAYWVVPIPNQFGSLWVNFNSPLLWDVFAISTYLSVSLVFWWTGLLPDFAMLRDRAVTPFTKRIYSILSFGWSGRAKDWQRFEEVSLVLAGLATPLVLSVHTIVSFDFATSVIPGWHTTIFPPYFVAGAVFSGFAMVNTLLIIMRKVSNLEAYITIQHIELMNIVIMITGSIVGVAYITELFVAWYSGVEYEQYAFLNRATGPYAWAYWAMMTCNVFSPQFMWFKKLRTSIMFSFIISIVVNIGMWFERFVIIVTSLHRDYLPSSWTMFQPTFVDIGIFIGTIGFFFVLFLLYARTFPVIAQAEVKTILKSSGENYKKQREAEGHNHSDKH, from the coding sequence ATGTCGTCTCACTACGAAGCACCCATTAGAAAACCTTTAGTTATAGGTGATAAATCTTATCACGATGTAACAGTAGATGTCGCTGCGCCTGTTGAAGGTAGAGCCAACAAACAATGGTGGACAGTATTTTCAATTGCATTAGCCGCTTTCCTTTGGGGAATAGGTTGTATTGTCTATACTATCTCTACCGGAATTGGAACCTGGGGATTAAATAAAACCGTTGGTTGGGCTTGGGATATCACTAACTTCGTTTGGTGGGTTGGTATCGGTCACGCCGGAACTCTTATCTCTGCCGTATTATTATTATTCCGTCAAAGATGGAGAATGGCTATTAACCGTTCTGCGGAAGCGATGACCATCTTCTCGGTAATCCAAGCAGGTTTATTTCCAATCATTCACATGGGTCGTCCATGGTTAGCTTACTGGGTTGTGCCAATTCCAAACCAATTCGGTTCGTTATGGGTTAACTTTAATTCACCATTGCTTTGGGACGTATTTGCGATTTCGACTTATCTTTCTGTATCACTTGTATTCTGGTGGACAGGTTTATTGCCGGATTTCGCGATGTTAAGAGACAGAGCAGTAACTCCTTTCACTAAAAGAATTTATTCTATTCTATCTTTCGGATGGAGTGGAAGAGCAAAAGACTGGCAACGTTTCGAAGAAGTATCTTTGGTTTTGGCAGGTTTAGCAACGCCTTTAGTACTTTCTGTACACACAATTGTATCCTTTGACTTTGCTACTTCGGTAATTCCGGGATGGCATACCACAATCTTCCCTCCGTACTTCGTTGCGGGAGCGGTATTCTCTGGATTCGCGATGGTAAACACGTTGTTGATTATCATGAGAAAAGTATCAAATCTTGAAGCTTATATCACTATCCAACATATCGAATTGATGAACATCGTAATTATGATTACTGGTTCTATTGTTGGGGTTGCCTACATCACTGAGTTATTTGTGGCTTGGTATTCAGGAGTAGAATATGAGCAATATGCTTTCTTGAACAGAGCAACCGGTCCTTACGCTTGGGCATACTGGGCGATGATGACTTGTAACGTGTTCTCTCCACAGTTCATGTGGTTCAAGAAATTAAGAACCAGTATTATGTTCTCTTTCATCATCTCTATTGTGGTAAATATCGGTATGTGGTTTGAGCGTTTCGTAATTATCGTTACCTCATTACACAGAGATTATCTTCCATCATCATGGACGATGTTCCAACCAACATTTGTAGATATTGGTATCTTCATCGGTACAATTGGTTTCTTCTTTGTATTGTTCCTTTTATATGCGAGAACATTCCCTGTGATTGCTCAAGCAGAGGTTAAAACAATTTTGAAATCATCAGGTGAGAATTATAAGAAACAAAGAGAAGCAGAAGGTCATAATCATTCAGATAAACATTAA